The region CATTTAAATGGCGTGCCGGTTTTCAATCGGTTTGACGCATCGCGTGACACGGTGGCCAAGCATCTGCAAGCCGGCGGTTATCACACCGGCATGATTGGCAAATGGCACTTGGGGTCGGACCCCGTTGGTTTTGATCGTTGGATTGTTTTGCCAGGCCAGGGGGCTTATTGGAATCCGACGTTTCTTGTCCCCGGGCATAAGCTGAACATTGAAGGTCATTGCACAGATGTCACGACCGATTTGGGGATCGAGTTCCTGAAGACGCGACCGGAGGGTAAGCCTTTCTTTCTAATGTTGCATCAGAAGGCACCTCACCGTGCCTGGGAGCCCGATGAGCGAAATAAGGCTCGCTTCAAAGATCAAGTGATCCCCGAACCAGATACTCTGTGGGATGACTACGCTACTCGCCCCGCTGCGTTACCGGAAAACGAGCAAACCGTTGCGAACGATTTGACCCGTCGTGATTTAAAATTGGAGCCACCTGCGGAATTGAAAGGTCGCGAGCGAAATCAGTGGTTGCGAGTCAAGCCGACCGAAGTCACCGTCGAGGGCAAGAAACTAACAGGCGTGGAACTCGTCAAGTGGAAGTACCAACGCTACATGCAGGATTATCTTGCTTGCGTGCAAGGAGTTGATGACGGTGTGGGCAGAGTGCTCGATTACCTTGATGAAGCGGACTTGGCGGACAACACCATCGTCATTTACTCGGCGGACAATGGTTGGTATCTCGGTGATTTGGGGATGTACGACAAGCGATTCATGTATGAACCCGGTTTGCGAGTTCCGTTAATCGCGCGTGGGCCTGGAATTAAATCGGGAAGCACTCCGGCACAGTTCGTAGCCAACATCGATTTGGCTCCTACGTTTCTCGACCTCGCGGGACTGCCGATCCCATCGTTTATGCAGGGGCGAACGCTGGCGCCTTTGTTGCGAGGCGAATCGCCTGATGATTGGCGCGAGTCGGTCTACTATCGCTACTACCATGACCCCGGGCACCACAACACACGGGCCCACTACGGAGTGCGGACGAAGAGTCATAAGCTGATTTATTACTGGAACAAAGACGCTTACGAGATGTTCGACATCGTCAATGATCCGGCGGAACAGCACAATCTGTTGTTCCCCGATGATGAACCAAAAACGCCTGAGGTTGTGGCGAAGTTTGAAGAACTGAAAGCGGAACTCGCAAGGCTTCAAGGAGAGTTCAATGACGATGGCAAGTACGCCGATCCGGCGACATGGCCCAAAGGAAGTTCCGATGGCCCGTTCCCTCACCAGCCGCTGGGCGGTAAAAGCGTGGCGGAAGCCATCGAGCTGTCGCATGAAAGCGACTGATCGTGTCAAGGCATGCATTTGCGGGAACACAGCCCCGTGGGCACCCGGTTTTGGTGGGCACCCGGTTTTGGTGGGCGCCGGTTTTAGTGGGCGCCGGTTTTGGTGGGCCAGCTATGAGGGCCCCGCTGGGAAGAGCCTTGTTAGGGAGGGCTAGGCCTATGCAAATGCGTTCGGTCCAAGGTTGACGACCGGGAAAACGTGATCGTGGCGTTTACTGCTCGCCGTCCTGGAAAACGTATTTCGTGTAGGGCTCGCTTCCCGATTTCATGGTGGCGCGATCCAGACGCTCGACACGCCAGACTTCGGCGCTGTCGTACCTTGCTATCGTCGGCAAGAAATTCGACCGGGCGAATGAGTAATGCAGTTTGCTAATGCCATCTTCGTCGCGAAATTCAAGAAGCAAGAAAGCTTCCGGATCCGTTCCTCTTGCAAAGGCGAACAGTGTACCTTGGACTGCGTTCCCTACCGGTTGATCAAAGTGGTAAAGGGGCTGGGAGAGCAGCCTCAACTGATCGACAGAGCCATCTTTGTCGATGAGCTCTAGCGTGAACTTCTTTGCGATCAACCGCATTTGGGTCAGGCGCTGAGTCGTTGTTCTGCCGCCCGACGGAGCTTTGGGGACGGGCTTCCACTGAACACCAGGTTTGGAACACCGCCAATCGTTCTGCCCTGCGCGAGTTCCCACGATGGGGTCTATCGATAGGGACTGGAACTCGTGTGTGCTGTGGGTGTAGGGGCGATACCATTTGTAGATCGATGCGATCGCGCCCGGCCTTCCACGATCCGACCAGAGGTATACACCACCGTAGATCTCTCCGTTCTCGGGGTCGGTCCAAGTCAAGACCGGTTCTTGACGCAACGTGAGCGAGGTTTCGCCTGCCTGGATTGTGTAGGAAGCCGCGAGCTTTGTTGCAAGCTTGGTGAACCGCGCCGCCGCATCCTCACCGTCTGCCGCTAGACCGCGGCAACAGGGAACCAGCATCAAAGCCGCGACCAAAAGACGACAGATCATTGAGTCACCCGGGGAGTCGTGGGATAAAAAAGGAATTATCAAGATAAGACATCGCGTCTTAAATTGCAAGGTTTTCATCCGACCGCGACCTCCAGGCTTCGATGCAACGCAACCGGGACGATTGAAAGAGACTCAAGTTCTGTTCCAGCTTGACCGACGGGGGGCGAGGTGCTCGCCTCGCTCAAAGAAGTCAGGTCTCGCGGGTGGACGAATCGGTTTGAAAAATGGCGGAAGAATGGATCGGCGTCAGAGCCATCAAGTAGGATGGAAGGTCATCCCGCCAGGCCTGCAACCGGCACGTCGGCTCAACGGGCGCCGTGACTTTCGTCAAACTTAAATCGAACCAGGTCGAATGCAGTTCTTGATTAAACCGATCTCACTTCCGCTGGCTCTTTTCTTGGCGCTCTGCTTCATCGATCGATGTGGAGTCAGCGCGACCGAGGTCCCCGGCGACGTGTCAGCGTTTCTCGAACAGCACTGTATTGATTGTCACAGTGGCGACGAGCCGGATGGAGACCTCGATCTTACGACGCTAGGTTTCGAGCTTGATGATCTAAAAACTAGGCAGCGATGGTTGCGAGCCCACGATCGGGTTCATGCCAAAGAGATGCCGCCGGATGACGCGATGACTTTAACGTCCGAGCAACGGATGACGTTCACACGAGCCCTCTCGCGGTCGATCGTGCGCGCCGAAGCCGGACACAATGATGTCGTCTTGAGACGTTTGAACAAACACGAATATCAAAACACGGTGCGCGATTTGTTCGACACCGATGTGATCGTGCATGGTTTACCCGACGATTCGTCGACCAATGGCTTCGATACGGTCGGCGAGGGGCTAGCGGTATCTGCGGA is a window of Roseiconus lacunae DNA encoding:
- a CDS encoding sulfatase family protein, whose product is MAELDRREHWTQAIDRVRFMAVMSVADRSDEVGRCRYNGLSLNYSIALPPLVFAPELSHQMLHRIYLFTLFLSILTSGWSFAAERNSRPNIIFIFSDDHAEHAISAYGSKVNQTPHLDRLAGEGARFTNSFVTNSICTPSRATLLTGQYSHLNGVPVFNRFDASRDTVAKHLQAGGYHTGMIGKWHLGSDPVGFDRWIVLPGQGAYWNPTFLVPGHKLNIEGHCTDVTTDLGIEFLKTRPEGKPFFLMLHQKAPHRAWEPDERNKARFKDQVIPEPDTLWDDYATRPAALPENEQTVANDLTRRDLKLEPPAELKGRERNQWLRVKPTEVTVEGKKLTGVELVKWKYQRYMQDYLACVQGVDDGVGRVLDYLDEADLADNTIVIYSADNGWYLGDLGMYDKRFMYEPGLRVPLIARGPGIKSGSTPAQFVANIDLAPTFLDLAGLPIPSFMQGRTLAPLLRGESPDDWRESVYYRYYHDPGHHNTRAHYGVRTKSHKLIYYWNKDAYEMFDIVNDPAEQHNLLFPDDEPKTPEVVAKFEELKAELARLQGEFNDDGKYADPATWPKGSSDGPFPHQPLGGKSVAEAIELSHESD